A window from Longimicrobiales bacterium encodes these proteins:
- a CDS encoding HNH endonuclease signature motif containing protein, whose translation MAKPTPRMRARILDRYGRRCVYCGGSFPAVELTLDHVEPLRIGGDQSEGNLVTCCRSCNTEKGGEAAWRYLARYPEKRETFLSLATGVWPRLRRAIEEAAVLQSRRGS comes from the coding sequence GTGGCAAAACCGACTCCGCGCATGCGCGCGCGCATCCTGGATCGTTACGGGCGCCGCTGCGTCTACTGTGGCGGATCGTTTCCTGCCGTGGAGTTGACGCTGGACCACGTCGAGCCGCTCCGCATCGGTGGTGATCAGTCCGAGGGCAACCTCGTGACGTGCTGCCGCAGTTGCAACACGGAGAAGGGTGGAGAAGCGGCGTGGCGCTACCTCGCGCGATACCCGGAAAAGCGGGAGACGTTTCTCTCACTCGCGACGGGTGTCTGGCCGCGTCTGCGACGGGCGATCGAAGAGGCGGCGGTGCTGCAATCGCGCCGCGGCAGCTAG